The Scyliorhinus torazame isolate Kashiwa2021f chromosome 17, sScyTor2.1, whole genome shotgun sequence genome includes a window with the following:
- the LOC140394132 gene encoding uncharacterized protein — MKYLKGKGWPLWNEFCDNEESGPGSIGHTWWENLSEIHKKSLGKARKAIVSCLAQLRGTEEVVRTLRKEVESIHRMSKVDVSEVERENLELRRKLAAKDGEVEDAKRAHQSCLAHLSSFQSQYEKAYQDKQRAVLVREETEKQVEALQRQCSDLKAALRALHVATTEQRQSTLDHAKCWKQIAELQSLLSVQKGFQETFGAKLDQEDAPDWEELNETAQRYIQGTCAQGTPQKRKAPQPPTEQIVHTPINPVTTHRTATSDDADFLYSIPLTVTQLRDACDKITPFLPTSEPHHFFATVKHQATMYGLDEREHVKLTVLSLDLSVAAALPDPQNVGGGTLAEMHTAILDAIGYNRGDPIDGLNKCRQKKAQHPTAFAGCLWIHFAAVFGDLDRAHLSPDNIAKWTRTLISHATETGQKACASYDPSEEAHNEKWVVKRLSRAWERSVQSKPAVKNPEEKQADADIQAVTTHQNPAWVNEGKNSPPPKSQECYNCGQLGHFARECNAPKKPQSAQQTGTLSKKKTEPIHSVSARSDQTDLTVTD, encoded by the coding sequence atgaaatatctcaaagggaaaggatggcccctttggaatgaattctgtgacaacgaggaatcaggccccgggagtataggacatacttggtgggagaacctgagcgagatccacaaaaagagcttagggaaagctcgcaaggcaatcgtgtcctgcttggcacaattgcgaggcacagaggaggttgttaggacgctccggaaagaagtagagagcatacatcgaatgagtaaggtcgatgtaagcgaggtagagcgagagaatttagaattgagaaggaaattggcagcaaaagatggagaggtggaggatgccaaaagggcacaccagtcttgtctggcgcacttaagcagcttccagtctcaatatgaaaaggcctatcaggacaagcaacgtgcagtcctggtacgagaagaaacagaaaagcaggtagaagcattgcagagacagtgcagcgacctaaaggcagcgttaagagcactccatgttgccaccacagagcaaagacaaagcacgctagatcacgcaaagtgctggaagcagattgcagagttgcaatcgctgctttcagttcagaaaggtttccaggaaacctttggagcgaaattagatcaggaagacgcccctgattgggaagaattgaatgaaacagcgcaaagatatattcagggaacatgtgcgcagggaactccacaaaagaggaaagcaccccaaccccccacagagcagatagttcacactccaattaacccagtcaccacccaccgcacagccacatcggacgatgcggattttctatactccatccccttaacagtgacccaattacgggacgcgtgcgataagatcacaccattcctccccacctcagagccccaccatttctttgccacagtaaagcatcaggcgaccatgtatggcctggatgagcgagagcatgtaaagctcacagttttaagtttagacctttcagtcgcagcagcccttcccgacccacagaatgtaggaggaggcacccttgcagaaatgcataccgcgatcctggatgcgatcgggtataaccggggtgaccccatagatggcctcaacaaatgcaggcaaaagaaagcccagcaccccacagcattcgctggatgcctgtggatccactttgcagcagtctttggagacttagaccgtgcccatttgtccccagacaacatagccaaatggacccgcaccctcatctcccatgccacagaaacaggacagaaagcttgcgcgagttatgatccctcagaggaggcccataatgagaagtgggtagtgaaaagattgtcccgcgcctgggagcgatctgtacaaagcaaacccgcagtcaagaatcccgaggaaaagcaggccgacgcagatatacaggcagttacaacacaccagaaccccgcatgggtgaatgaaggaaagaacagtcccccacccaagtcacaggagtgttacaactgtggacagttgggacacttcgcaagagagtgcaatgcccctaaaaagccacagagcgcccagcagacgggcactctgagtaagaagaagacagagcccattcatagtgttagcgcccgttcagatcagacggacctgaccgtaacggactga